A genomic window from Vitis riparia cultivar Riparia Gloire de Montpellier isolate 1030 chromosome 18, EGFV_Vit.rip_1.0, whole genome shotgun sequence includes:
- the LOC117906085 gene encoding cytochrome P450 81Q32-like: MEMLYLCIPIFLALYVFTWHFLHKLHNLPPSPFPILPLIGHLYLLKKPLHRNLSKISDRHGPILFLRFGYRPVLIVSSHSAAEECFTKNDIIFANRPRLIAGKHLGYNYTAIGTAPYGDHWRNLRRISSFEILSSNRLQMLSGIRSDEVRTLICRLVKNQNQVVEMKSAFFELTLNVIMRMIGGKRYYGENVGEVEEARKFREMVSKAFRLAGTNMVDFLPILGWLGLKGTEKRLMELQKMRDSFIQNLIEEHRSKGSKCERRPKTMIEVLLSLQETEPENYTDEIIGGLMLSMLTAGTDTSAGTMEWALSLLLNSPEVLKKAQQEIDDHLGHDRLIEEVDLAQLPYLRSIIKETLRMYPAGPLLIPHESSKECFVGGFHIPPGTMLLVNVWAIHNDPKIWAEPTKFKPERFEGEEGERDGLRFLPFGSGRRGCPGEGLAIRMVGLALGSLIQCFDWERVDKQMVDMTEGHGLSIPKAQPLLAKCRPRPTMVNLLSQL, encoded by the exons ATGGAGATGCTGTACCTCTGTATCCCAATTTTCTTAGCCTTGTATGTCTTCACATGGCACTTCCTTCACAAGCTCCACAATCTCCCACCAAGCCCATTTCCCATTTTGCCCTTGATCGGCCATCTCTATCTCCTTAAGAAACCGCTGCACCGAAACTTATCCAAAATTTCGGACCGCCATGGCCCCATACTCTTCTTGCGATTCGGTTACCGGCCTGTGCTCATTGTTTCCTCACATTCAGCTGCTGAGGAATGTTTCACCAAGAACGACATCATTTTTGCCAACCGCCCCCGCCTGATCGCCGGCAAACACCTAGGTTACAACTATACGGCCATCGGCACAGCTCCCTACGGCGACCATTGGCGAAATCTCCGGCGAATCTCCTCTTTCGAGATTCTATCATCCAATCGTCTTCAGATGCTTTCCGGCATTCGCTCCGATGAGGTCCGAACGCTGATTTGCCGGCTTGTTAAGAATCAAAATCAGGTGGTGGAGATGAAATCCGCGTTCTTCGAGCTGACGCTTAATGTGATAATGAGGATGATCGGCGGAAAGCGGTATTACGGTGAGAATGTtggggaggtggaggaggcTAGGAAATTTCGAGAGATGGTGTCGAAGGCGTTCCGGTTGGCAGGTACGAATATGGTAGATTTCTTGCCAATTTTGGGGTGGTTAGGGTTGAAAGGGACAGAGAAGAGGTTGATGGAGCTGCAAAAAATGAGAGACAGCTTCATACAGAATTTGATAGAAGAGCACAGAAGCAAGGGGAGTAAGTGTGAAAGGAGGCCGAAGACGATGATCGAAGTTCTGTTATCACTGCAAGAGACAGAGCCTGAGAACTATACAGACGAGATCATCGGAGGCCTCATGCTA TCTATGTTAACCGCAGGAACAGATACTTCAGCCGGGACCATGGAATGGGCATTGTCGCTTTTGCTGAACAGTCCAGAAGTGCTTAAGAAGGCGCAGCAAGAGATTGACGACCATTTGGGACATGATCGTCTGATTGAGGAAGTGGATCTAGCGCAGCTTCCTTATCTTCGGAGCATCATTAAGGAGACGCTGCGTATGTACCCAGCAGGTCCATTGCTAATCCCTCACGAGTCCTCAAAGGAGTGCTTTGTAGGAGGGTTTCACATCCCACCAGGCACCATGCTGCTTGTTAATGTGTGGGCTATACACAATGACCCCAAAATTTGGGCTGAGCCCACAAAATTCAAACCAGAGAGATTTGAGGGTGAAGAAGGGGAGCGAGATGGGCTCAGGTTTTTGCCCTTTGGGTCAGGGAGAAGAGGTTGTCCTGGGGAGGGCCTAGCCATCCGCATGGTGGGCTTGGCCTTGGGTTCACTTATTCAGTGCTTTGATTGGGAGAGGGTTGATAAGCAGATGGTGGACATGACTGAAGGGCACGGTCTCAGTATTCCTAAGGCTCAGCCTTTACTGGCCAAGTGTCGGCCTCGCCCAACCATGGTCAACCTCCTTTCCCAACTCTGA
- the LOC117907573 gene encoding cytochrome P450 81Q32-like — protein sequence MEMLYLYIPLFFVLYVFTSHFLHKFRNLPPSPFPALPLIGHLYLLKKPLHRTLSKISDRHGPILFLRFGSRPVLLVSSPSAAEECFTKNDVVFANRPRLLAGKHLGYNYTTMSWAPHGDHWRNLRRISSFEILSPNRLQTLSGIRSDEVRSLVRRLFKNQSQMVEMKSAFFEMTLNVMMKMIGGKRYYGENIGEVEEARMFREMVSETFQLAGATNMVDFLPILGWLGLKGTERRLIKLQKRRESFIQNLIEEHRRKGSNCEGRQKTMIEVLLSLQETEPEYYTDEIIRGLMLSMLTGGTDTSAGTMEWALSLLLNNPKVLKKAHQEIDDRLGHDRLIEELDLAQLPYLRSIIKETLRMYPAGPLLVPHESSKECSVGGFRIPQGTMLLVNLWAIQSDHKIWGDPTEFRPERFEGVEGDRDGFKFVPFGSGRRGCPGEALAIRIVGLALGSLIQCFDWERVDEQMVDMTEGGGLTLPKAQPLLAKCRPRPTMVNLLSQL from the exons ATGGAGATGCTGTACCTCTATATCCCACTTTTCTTTGTCTTGTATGTCTTCACATCGCACTTCCTTCACAAGTTCCGCAATCTCCCACCAAGTCCCTTCCCCGCTTTGCCCTTGATCGGCCATCTCTATCTCCTTAAGAAACCGCTGCACCGAACCTTATCCAAAATTTCGGACCGCCACGGCCCCATACTCTTCCTTCGATTCGGTTCCCGGCCTGTACTCCTTGTTTCCTCACCTTCAGCCGCTGAGGAATGTTTCACCAAGAACGACGTCGTTTTTGCCAACCGCCCTCGCCTGCTCGCCGGCAAACACCTAGGTTACAATTATACAACCATGAGCTGGGCCCCCCACGGCGACCATTGGCGAAATCTCCGGCGAATTTCCTCTTTCGAGATTCTATCACCCAATCGTCTTCAGACGCTTTCCGGCATTCGCTCCGATGAAGTCCGATCTCTGGTTCGCCGGCTTTTTAAGAATCAAAGTCAGATGGTGGAAATGAAATCTGCGTTCTTCGAGATGACGCTTAAtgtgatgatgaagatgatcgGCGGAAAGCGGTATTATGGTGAGAATATCGGGGAGGTGGAGGAGGCTAGGATGTTTCGAGAGATGGTGTCGGAGACGTTCCAGTTAGCAGGTGCGACGAATATGGTAGATTTCTTACCAATTTTGGGCTGGCTAGGGTTGAAAGGGACAGAGAGGAGGTTGATTAAGTTGCAAAAAAGGAGAGAGAGCTTCATACAGAATTTGATAGAAGAGCACAGAAGGAAGGGAAGTAACTGCGAAGGGAGGCAGAAGACGATGATTGAAGTTCTATTATCGCTGCAAGAGACAGAGCCTGAGTACTATACAGACGAGATCATCAGAGGCCTCATGCTA TCTATGTTGACCGGAGGAACAGATACCTCGGCTGGGACCATGGAATGGGCATTGTCGCTTTTGCTGAACAATCCAAAAGTCCTTAAGAAGGCACATCAAGAGATTGACGACCGCTTGGGACATGATCGTCTGATTGAGGAACTGGACCTAGCCCAGCTTCCTTATCTCCGAAGCATCATTAAGGAGACACTGCGTATGTATCCGGCAGGTCCATTGCTAGTCCCTCATGAGTCGTCAAAGGAGTGCTCTGTAGGAGGGTTTCGCATCCCACAAGGCACCATGCTGCTTGTTAATCTGTGGGCTATACAAAGTGACCACAAAATTTGGGGTGATCCCACAGAATTCAGGCCAGAGAGATTCGAGGGTGTAGAAGGGGATCGAGATGGGTTCAAGTTTGTTCCTTTTGGGTCAGGGAGACGAGGTTGTCCAGGGGAGGCCCTAGCCATCCGCATAGTTGGGCTGGCCTTGGGTTCTCTCATTCAGTGCTTTGATTGGGAGAGGGTTGATGAGCAGATGGTGGACATGACTGAGGGGGGTGGTCTCACTCTGCCTAAGGCTCAGCCTTTACTGGCGAAGTGTCGGCCTCGTCCAACCATGGTCAACCTCCTTTCCCAACTCTGA